The DNA region CTGGCATCTACAATCTCGCATCGCTAGAAAATTACTTGCTCATACTATTGCTACATTTTTGACAAAGTCTTTAAAACTTGTGCCAACACAACTCGAAAAATTAGTTACCTGCTAAAAAAAAGTCGAACATGGCGTAAGATAGTAAATCTAATTAACATTTTGACGATAGCAGGGCATTAACTATAACTGACCTTGAATTTTATGAAGCTGCATGTTATAATCTTTACCTATTAAGTTAAGCTCTATCAATATTAATATTATATTACAAAATTATGGCTGAAGTTTTTTTTAATGGTCCTGCTGGGCGAATTGAAGGACGTTATACTAAATCTAAAGACCCCAAAGCACCAGTTGCCTTAGTTTTACACCCCCACCCCCTTTACGGTGGTACAATGAATAATAAGGTAGTTTATAATATTTATAAAACATTGGCAGATGCTGGTTTTACGGTGCTAAGAATTAATTTTCGGGGGATAGGGAGATCCCAAGGAGAATTTGATCATGGTATTGGAGAAATGACAGATGCGGCCACCGCCCTAGATTGGTTACAGCTCAATAATCCTACTAGCAGTATGAATTTAATAGCCGGTTTTTCTTTTGGTTCATGGATAGCTATGCAACTAATTATGAGACGCCCAGAAATCCATAATTTTATTGCTATATCACCGCCAGTAAATAAATATGATTTTACTTTCTTATCTCAATGTCCTATTTCGGGGTTTATAATACAAGGTGATAAAGATAGTATAGTTTCAGAAGAAGCAGTCCTTGAACTAGCCCATAAATTATCTAAGCAAAAACATATCACAGTAGATTATAAAATAATTCAGGGGGCTGACCACTTCTTCCGTAATAAAATTGATGAATTTATATTGGCAATTCATGACTATATAAAGTTAAGATTATTAAATACGCAAGGAATAACCTTAAGAGAAGGGCCTCTTAACCAAGAAAAATCATTAAACAAAAATCTTCAGAAAGTTTTCTTAGAATAAGGATTAATAAACTTGTATATTGCTCGTATACTGTTTGTAAATGAAGAGAGGGGAGACGATAGAATCAACTTTAAGAATTGGAGCCGCCTTGTCTAAAGATTCCGCAGGGCACTTTGTCTAATCCCCGAAGGTCTAATAGGTAAATTTAGCGACCACGGGCACATGGTCGGAAGGTTTAATTTGGCTACGCCATCTATTATAAATTCTACAATTATCTAAGTAATCTACAGCGTTACTAGAGGCTAGTATCATATCAATACGCATTCCTCTATTCTGTTCAAAACTACCTGCTCTATAATCCCACCACGAAAATTCTTGGTCATCAGGATGAGATAATCTA from Candidatus Tisiphia endosymbiont of Beris chalybata includes:
- a CDS encoding alpha/beta hydrolase encodes the protein MAEVFFNGPAGRIEGRYTKSKDPKAPVALVLHPHPLYGGTMNNKVVYNIYKTLADAGFTVLRINFRGIGRSQGEFDHGIGEMTDAATALDWLQLNNPTSSMNLIAGFSFGSWIAMQLIMRRPEIHNFIAISPPVNKYDFTFLSQCPISGFIIQGDKDSIVSEEAVLELAHKLSKQKHITVDYKIIQGADHFFRNKIDEFILAIHDYIKLRLLNTQGITLREGPLNQEKSLNKNLQKVFLE